The Georgenia sp. TF02-10 genome window below encodes:
- a CDS encoding RES family NAD+ phosphorylase: MAVSRAKTSAIDGVFQRHCSPRVTTLSGSPAGGRWGPAGAFPVLYLGRPTASVTIEAYRHLVDDVEGMTGDEVGPRTLWTCQVAVTNVLDLRQASSRDAVSLTLDHLSSAVDEYEKCQRVAQAAYRMQLHGIIAPSAGGLGETLALFEDHLPANELPVVLRRETWARLPADPRQLRGIAGGAASG; encoded by the coding sequence GTGGCAGTCTCCCGCGCAAAGACCAGCGCCATCGACGGTGTGTTCCAGCGGCACTGCAGCCCACGCGTCACCACGCTGTCCGGCAGTCCGGCTGGAGGACGGTGGGGACCAGCCGGTGCCTTCCCGGTGCTCTACCTCGGGCGACCGACCGCCAGTGTCACGATCGAGGCGTACCGCCACCTCGTTGACGACGTCGAGGGCATGACCGGAGACGAGGTCGGCCCGCGCACTCTCTGGACCTGCCAGGTTGCCGTAACTAACGTGCTTGACCTGCGTCAAGCCAGCAGCCGGGACGCCGTCTCGCTGACGTTGGACCATCTCTCCAGCGCGGTCGACGAGTACGAGAAGTGCCAGCGTGTCGCGCAGGCGGCCTACCGGATGCAACTGCACGGCATCATCGCGCCGTCCGCCGGCGGCCTGGGCGAGACTCTCGCCCTCTTCGAGGACCACTTACCAGCCAACGAGCTTCCCGTCGTTCTCCGCCGCGAGACCTGGGCGCGGCTACCCGCGGATCCACGTCAGCTGCGCGGCATCGCCGGAGGCGCTGCCAGTGGATAG
- a CDS encoding antitoxin Xre/MbcA/ParS toxin-binding domain-containing protein, translating to MSQPAADVMYPRVVSELRGSALTNAEIGTLTGVSERQVQRWASGSSRPEGDSRARLLELKYVVDHLRDVYTEDGVEIWLHGRNRGLGGQRPIDLLEAGQFDVVLEAIERLHTGAM from the coding sequence GTGAGCCAGCCAGCGGCAGACGTGATGTATCCGCGGGTGGTCAGCGAGCTACGGGGTAGCGCGTTGACCAACGCGGAGATTGGGACGCTTACAGGGGTGAGTGAGCGCCAGGTGCAGCGGTGGGCCTCCGGCTCCAGCCGCCCAGAAGGGGACAGTCGTGCACGGTTGCTCGAACTGAAGTACGTTGTGGACCACTTGCGTGACGTCTACACCGAGGACGGGGTCGAGATTTGGCTGCACGGTCGTAACCGCGGCCTAGGCGGTCAACGTCCGATCGATCTGCTCGAGGCCGGGCAGTTCGACGTCGTCCTCGAGGCCATTGAACGCCTGCACACGGGTGCCATGTAG